In the Alligator mississippiensis isolate rAllMis1 chromosome 7, rAllMis1, whole genome shotgun sequence genome, one interval contains:
- the LOC102558235 gene encoding sentrin-specific protease 5: MRRAALRDRGFLDEVMKKYGSLVPLCEKDVMGKLKEAFNEDFSHRKPFITKEIMNYRAKHPKSSTCNFRVFYNKHMLDMDDLATLDGQNWLNDQIINMYGELIMDAVPDKVHFFNSFFHRQLVTKGYNGVKRWTKKVDLFKKTLLLIPIHLEVHWSLITVNIPNRIISFYDSQGIHFKFCVENIRKYLLTEAKEKNHPEFLQGWQTAVTKCIPQQKNDSDCGVFVLQYCKCLALDQPFQFSQEDMPRVRKRIYKELCDRQLIE, from the exons ATGCGCCGGGCGGCCCTCAGGGATCGAG GATTCCTAGATGAAGTTATGAAGAAATATGGCAGTTTAGTTCCACTCTGTGAAAAAGATGTCATGGGAAAATTGAAGGAAGCCTTTAACGAAGATTTTTCCCATAG aAAGCCTTTTATCACCAAGGAAATCATGAACTATCGAGCAAAGCATCCAAAATCTTCCACTTGCAATTTCCGGGTCTTCTATAATAAGCACATGCTAGATATGGATGATTTGGCTACACTGGATGGTCAGAACTGGCTAAATGACCAG ATTATTAACATGTATGGCGAGCTCATAATGGATGCAGTCCCAGACAAG GTTCATTTCTTTAACAGCTTTTTTCATAGGCAGCTGGTAACCAAAGGATATAACGGAGTAAAACGATGGACTAAAAAG GTGGATTTGTTCAAAAAGACCCTCTTGCTCATTCCGATTCATCTGGAAGTCCACTGGTCCCTCATTACAGTGAACATCCCCAATcgaattatttcattttatgatTCCCAAGGCATTCATTTTAAATTTTGTGTAGAG aacataCGAAAGTATTTACTAACTGAAGCAAAGGAGAAGAATCATCCCGAGTTTCTTCAGGGTTGGCAGACTGCTGTTACAAAG TGCATTCCACAACAGAAAAACGACAGTGACTGTGGGGTTTTCGTGCTCCAG TACTGCAAGTGCCTCGCCTTAGACCAGCCTTTTCAGTTCTCCCAGGAAGATATGCCCCGAGTAAGAAAGAGGATTTACAAGGAGCTGTGTGATCGCCAGTTAATAGAATAA